GCGCGCAAAGCTTCTTCCTAGctagccatggcggcggcgctggctcaCCAGGTGGGCGCCAACCAGCCGCCGCTGCTGTCCTCCCCCGCCCGCCTCCCGCGAAGCAGCAGCAATGCGCGGCTGCTCCCGGCGGCGTccctcggcggccgcggcgtgagGCTGCTCCCGCGGGGCGCgcggagggccgccgccgccgtcgcccgggcgtcgtcggaggcgaaggcggaggcggaggccaaGCCGACGGAGGGCGCGGCCGAGGAGGAGCGCCCGTACGAGGAGTACGAGGTCACGATCGAGAAGCCGTACGGGCTCAAGTTCTCCAagggccgcgacggcggcaccTACgtcgaggccatcctccccggcgccgccgccgacaagaCCGGGCAGTTCACCGTCGGCGACAAGGTGCTCGCCACCAGGTTGGTCCGTCCCGCCGTGCGATACTGCTACCGCCTGCCTGCCTTTGGATCATTAAATGCATCAACTGATCAAGAAACGATTTCGCTGTGCCCGATGAACTGATCGCAGCGCCGTCTTCGGGGACGATATCTGGCCGGCGGCAGGGTACGGCCAGACCATGTACTCCATCCGTCAGAGGGTCGGCCCTCTCTACATGAAGATGGAGAGAAGGTTTGGTAAGAACTAATTACTAGTTACTCCATTTTGCAATATTTGTccatcttttttctctctctgaag
This portion of the Panicum virgatum strain AP13 chromosome 2N, P.virgatum_v5, whole genome shotgun sequence genome encodes:
- the LOC120659443 gene encoding protein MET1, chloroplastic-like gives rise to the protein MAAALAHQVGANQPPLLSSPARLPRSSSNARLLPAASLGGRGVRLLPRGARRAAAAVARASSEAKAEAEAKPTEGAAEEERPYEEYEVTIEKPYGLKFSKGRDGGTYVEAILPGAAADKTGQFTVGDKVLATSAVFGDDIWPAAGYGQTMYSIRQRVGPLYMKMERRFGKLDGDGELTEKEIIRAERNSGVVSGRVREIQLQNYQRKMAQKMQREEDLRMGLRLYKDGKYEEALEKFESVLGSKPESTEAAIASYNVACSYSKLNRIQAGLSALEDALKSGYEDFKRIRTDPDLENLRKSEEFDPLLKNYDESFINENALNAIKSLFRFGK